Within Halorubrum lacusprofundi ATCC 49239, the genomic segment GCGGTGGCGGCGGGATGGGTGGTGGCGGTGGCGGCGGAATGGGCGGCGGCGACGACTTCGACGACTTCGACGGAATGGACGAGTGGGACGACGACTTCGACGACGGCGGCGGTGGCGGATCGGACACCGACGAGCTGGAGAAACGGCTCGACGACCTGGAGAACGAGGTCTCCTCGCTCTCGTCGACCGTCTCGACCGTCCGTTCGGAGAACGAGGAGATCTCGGCCGCCGTCGACGACATCGAGGAGGACGTGCGGAACTTACTCGACATCTACGAGATGGTCACCCGCGGCATCAATCCGTTCGTCGACGACTCCAGCGGTTTCGACGGGGTCGACGACGGCAGTGAGGGGTCGTTCGGCCTCTTCGACGACGACGAAGAAGAGAACGAAGCCGACGACGATCTCGACGAGGACGTCGCGAACGCGGACGCCGACGGGTTCTTCGACGACGACCTGCTCGACGATGACCTTGAAGACGATGACGACGAGTTCGCCGAGCTGGACGAGGAACCGGACGACGAGCACACGGACGACGGCGACTCCGCCGACGCCGCGTCCGAGACCGCGGCGGCGGACGACGGAGACGACATGAACGACGATGGAAAGAGCTTCAGCGAGCTGAAAGAGGAGTACGACGCCGGGGAGGCCGACTGGGCCGACGAAGACGGCGCCGAAACGGACGCGGATGCGGCCGCGGACGAAGACCCGTTCGACGACGGGGGCGACTCGTTCGAAGACGATCTCGGCGGCGAGCCGGACCCGTTCGACGATGGTCCCGGCGACGATGGGCCCGCCGATGACGGCGTCGACTCGTTCGACGAGGGGATGGGCGCGTTCGACGATGGTCCCGTCGACGACGGTCCGGTGACGAACGGCCACGAGCCGGAGTCGGAACCCGACCCGGAGGCCGACCGCTCGCGCGGCCCACAGCCCGGCGGCGATCCCGCCGAGGCGAGCGGCGACGGCTTCGAGTACGTCCGCGAGGGCGATCTTTCTGGGACCCGCGGCAAGCCGTACCTCACGGAGCTGCCCGGCGACTACGTCGGCGACCTCCTCGTGATGGAGTGGCTGGAGTTCCTCGTCTCCGAGAGCGACGTCACCGACGCGGTACGCGCGATCAACTACTACGAGCGCATCGAGTGGGTCGGTCCCGAGGCCGCCGCGCGGCTCCGCGACTTCCTCTCCGGGTTCGGCACGATCGACCGCAACCTCGTCGACCGACCCGGGACCGACCGGCTGGTCCGTGAGCACCACACCCGCAGTCTCCGGTACGTGACCCAACTCAACGGGACGAGCGGTCATCTGCTGCTGCTCGACCGCTGGGACGATCTCGCCGGCGGTTCGCTGGTCGGGGGCGGCCCGCCACGGATCGGTTCGGGGGGTCGCAGGGGGCGAGGAGGTCACGGGGGGCGCGGTCGTCGCGAGGAACGTTCCCCACGCGAGGATCGCAGTAGCGACGGCCGCGACCGGCACGCGAGCGAGAACGGTCACGGCGGCGACGCGGAAAACCGAAACGGCCACGCGGAGAGACGGAACGGCCACGCGGAGAGACGGGACGACCACGCGGACCGTCACGGGTCCGAGGGCCGCGAGCGCAACGACGGCTCTCCACGGCCGATGAACGACCCGAACCCGCGTTCCGACCGCGCCGACCCGGCCGACGGAGGGTGGGGCGATGGGCGTTAGCGTCTCGGCGTCGACGGCCATCATCGTCGCGGGGCTGTTCTTCGCGTTCACGACGTTCTACCCCGTCGCGGCCAACGGCTTCGACCGCGTCAGCGACGCACAACACGGGATAAACGAGCGCGCGCTCGAACGACAGAACACGGACTTCGCGGTTTCGAACGCGACGTACGACGACACGACCGGCAACCTCACTGTCAACGCCACCAACGACGGCTCGATCGGGCTCGTCGCCGGCGATGCGACGCTGCTCGTCGACAACGAGTACGTCGACGTGGGCGGGGCAAACGCGACCACGACCGTCGACGGCGACGGCGACACCGAGCTGTGGCTCGGCGGCGAGACGCTGACTATCGAGGTCGACAAGAACGATCTCTCGACCGACGTGGTCGCGGGCGAGACCCGCGTCGTCCTCGTCGTCGAGTCCGGCGTCCGCGACACCGCGGAGGTGAGCGCGTAGATGGCCAGCGTTCCCGTCTCGCACCTCATCCTGTTCATCGCAAGTCTCGTGATCGCCGCCGGCGTGGTCGGCACGATCACCACGGGGGTCGATCGCGTGAGCGCGGCGGTCGAGGACGCCGGGCTCGATGCGACCGAACAGCTCCGGACCGACGTGACAATTATCTCCGACGCGAACGCGGGGGTGTACAACGCCAGCGGCCAGCAGAACGTCACGCTCTTGATCAAGAACACCGGCACCTATCGGCTCGCGCCCGACGGCTCGGGACTCGATGTCGTCTTCGACGGCCAGTACATCCCGCCGAGCGCGGCTGACGGCGAGCTCGTCTCTGCCGACAACGGCGCGGTCTGGAGCCGCGGCGACGTGTTGCGTCTCACGATCAACGTGAACGAGCTCGACGGGACGAACGGCGGGCTCGCCGACGGCGACCACCGGGTGTACGTCACCGCCAACGGCGACGAGGAGCTGTTCCAGTTCCGCGTGGAGGGGGGTAACTGACCATGCCGCACGACAACCTGCTCTCGCTCGGCCTCGGCGAGCGCGACCGGCTGAACAAGGAGCTTGGCGGGGGGATCCCCCGCGGGAGCATCGTCCTCATGGAGGGCGACTACGGCGCCGGCAAAAGCGCCATCTCCCAGCGGTTCGCCTACGGACTCGTCGAAGAGGGCGCGTCGGTGACGGTAATGTCGACGGAGCTCACCGTCCGCGGGTTCATCGACCAGATGCACTCGCTGGAGTACGACATGGTGAAGCCACTCCTTCAGGAGGAGCTGCTCTTCCTCCACGCCGACTTCGACTCCGGCGGAGCGTTCTCCGACGACGACGGGGAGCGCAAGGAGCTGCTCAAGCGGCTGATGAACGCAGAGGCGATGTGGAACTCCGATGTCATCTTCCTCGACACGTTCGACGCAATCTTCCGGAACGACCCAACCTTCGAGGCGCTGGTTCGGAAAAACGAGGAACGACAGGCCGCCCTTGAGATCATCTCCTTTTTCCGGGAGATAATCTCACAGGGGAAGGTGGTGGTGCTCACCGTCGATCCCTCGGCCGTCGACGACGACGCGATCGGCCCGTTCCGGTCGATCGCCGACGTGTTCCTCCAGTTGGAGATGATCGAGGTCGGCAACGACATCCGCCGGCAGATCAACGTGAAACGCTTCGCGGGGATGGGTGAACAGGTCGGCGACACGATCGGCTTTTCGGTCCGCTCGGGGACCGGAATCGTCATCGAGAGCCGCAGCGTCGCGTGAACGCATGCCCGAGTCGACGCACAGCCGTCCCGGCCGCCGGGACGCGACCGATCGGACAGGAGACACGGAGTAAGACATGACCGAACACGGAACAGCGAAACCGTCAGACGAACTCCGGAAAGCCGCCATGCGGCGGCCGCACCTCCGCGAGCACCTTCGGGAGTTCAAACAGATAACGGGGGAGTTCCCGCAGTTCATCGAGGAGCCGAAAGACGAGTACGAGTCGAACCGCCCCAACGTCATCTACCCCGTCGGCGGACCGATCTACAGCCACATCTACGGCGACCTCGGACAGGACACCAAGTACTACGCCATCGAGCCGGAGGTCTCCGGCCCGCAGGCGGAGGTCCTCAACGAGGTGAAAAACCGCCTCCTCACGGTGAGCGGCCAGCACAGCGCCCCCGACAGCGAATCCGAGTACGACGACCTCATCGAGGAGCTGTTAGAGGAGGTCACCCATGTCGACGAGCAGAACGGGGGGTTCCGTGGCAGCCTCTCGAAGGTGCTCAACATGGGGAAGCTGTCGGTCACCGAAGAGACCTACGAGAACATCCGCTACCGGCTCAACCGCGACATCGTGGGGCTCGGCCCGCTCGAACCGGTGATGCGCGACTCGGCCAACGAGGATATTCACGTCATCGGTCCCAAGGAGTGTCACGTCGATCACGGCACCTACGGCATGCTGGAGACGACCGTCGACTTCGGCACCCCGAAGGAGTTCGACAACTGGCTGCGCAACATGGGCGAGCGGATCGGCGACCCGCTCTCCGACTCCGACCCCATCGTCGACTCTACGCTCCCGGACGGGTCGCGTATCAACATCATCTACTCCGACGACGTGTCGCTGAAGGGCTCCTCGCTCACGATCCGGCAGGGCGAGGAGGTGCCGCTGTCGATCAACCAGATCACCAACTGGGGGACGCTCTCGCCCGAGCTGTCGGCGTACCTCTGGCTCTGTCTGGAGAACGAGCAGACGGTGTTCGTCGTCGGTGAGACGGCGTCCGGGAAGACGACGACGCTGAACGCCATCCTCTCGTACATCCCGAGCGACTCGAAGATCTACACCGCGGAAGACACCGCCGAGGTCATCCCGCCGCACAACACCTGGCAGCAGCTACTGACCCGTGAGGGCGGCGGCGAGGGCTCCTCCGACGTGGACATGTTCGACCTAGTCGCTGCCGCGCTCCGATCGCGTCCTGACTACATCATCGTGGGCGAGGTCCGGGGCGCCGAGGGGCGCATGGCGTTCCAGGCGGCCCAGACGGGGCACCCGGTCATGCTGACCTTCCACGCGTCCGACATCGTCTCGATGATCCAGCGGTTCACCTCCGAGCCGATCAACGTCCCCGAGACGTTCATGGACAACGCCGACGTGGCGCTGTTCCAGAACCGGGTGAAGCAGGGCGATCAGGTGTTGCGCCGGGTGACCAGCGTTCAGGAGATAGAGGGGTACTCCAAGGAGATGGAGGGCGTCGTCACCCGCGAGGTGTTCAGCTGGGACCCCGTCGAAGACGAGATCGTCTTCCAGGGAATGAACAACTCCTACGTGTTAGAAGAGCAGATCGCGACGCTTCTGGGGTACGCCGACACCCGTGACATCTACGACGACTTGGAGTTCCGCGCGGAGCTGATAGAGCGGATGATCCAAGAGGGGATCTTGGGCTACCACGAGGTGAACAACGCGATCGATTCCTTCCAACGCGACGGCGTCGAGGGGCTCCCCTTCGACATGCACCGGAACGTCAGATA encodes:
- a CDS encoding FlaD/FlaE family flagellar protein, which encodes MGLELPVWGAPTAAWIVATLGLVGASVLDRFLDDDGSDDDDSGGMGGGDDPFGGGGMGGGGGGMGGGGGGGMGGGDDFDDFDGMDEWDDDFDDGGGGGSDTDELEKRLDDLENEVSSLSSTVSTVRSENEEISAAVDDIEEDVRNLLDIYEMVTRGINPFVDDSSGFDGVDDGSEGSFGLFDDDEEENEADDDLDEDVANADADGFFDDDLLDDDLEDDDDEFAELDEEPDDEHTDDGDSADAASETAAADDGDDMNDDGKSFSELKEEYDAGEADWADEDGAETDADAAADEDPFDDGGDSFEDDLGGEPDPFDDGPGDDGPADDGVDSFDEGMGAFDDGPVDDGPVTNGHEPESEPDPEADRSRGPQPGGDPAEASGDGFEYVREGDLSGTRGKPYLTELPGDYVGDLLVMEWLEFLVSESDVTDAVRAINYYERIEWVGPEAAARLRDFLSGFGTIDRNLVDRPGTDRLVREHHTRSLRYVTQLNGTSGHLLLLDRWDDLAGGSLVGGGPPRIGSGGRRGRGGHGGRGRREERSPREDRSSDGRDRHASENGHGGDAENRNGHAERRNGHAERRDDHADRHGSEGRERNDGSPRPMNDPNPRSDRADPADGGWGDGR
- a CDS encoding flagellin, whose translation is MGVSVSASTAIIVAGLFFAFTTFYPVAANGFDRVSDAQHGINERALERQNTDFAVSNATYDDTTGNLTVNATNDGSIGLVAGDATLLVDNEYVDVGGANATTTVDGDGDTELWLGGETLTIEVDKNDLSTDVVAGETRVVLVVESGVRDTAEVSA
- a CDS encoding flagellin; translation: MASVPVSHLILFIASLVIAAGVVGTITTGVDRVSAAVEDAGLDATEQLRTDVTIISDANAGVYNASGQQNVTLLIKNTGTYRLAPDGSGLDVVFDGQYIPPSAADGELVSADNGAVWSRGDVLRLTINVNELDGTNGGLADGDHRVYVTANGDEELFQFRVEGGN
- a CDS encoding ATPase domain-containing protein, which encodes MPHDNLLSLGLGERDRLNKELGGGIPRGSIVLMEGDYGAGKSAISQRFAYGLVEEGASVTVMSTELTVRGFIDQMHSLEYDMVKPLLQEELLFLHADFDSGGAFSDDDGERKELLKRLMNAEAMWNSDVIFLDTFDAIFRNDPTFEALVRKNEERQAALEIISFFREIISQGKVVVLTVDPSAVDDDAIGPFRSIADVFLQLEMIEVGNDIRRQINVKRFAGMGEQVGDTIGFSVRSGTGIVIESRSVA
- a CDS encoding type II/IV secretion system ATPase subunit encodes the protein MTEHGTAKPSDELRKAAMRRPHLREHLREFKQITGEFPQFIEEPKDEYESNRPNVIYPVGGPIYSHIYGDLGQDTKYYAIEPEVSGPQAEVLNEVKNRLLTVSGQHSAPDSESEYDDLIEELLEEVTHVDEQNGGFRGSLSKVLNMGKLSVTEETYENIRYRLNRDIVGLGPLEPVMRDSANEDIHVIGPKECHVDHGTYGMLETTVDFGTPKEFDNWLRNMGERIGDPLSDSDPIVDSTLPDGSRINIIYSDDVSLKGSSLTIRQGEEVPLSINQITNWGTLSPELSAYLWLCLENEQTVFVVGETASGKTTTLNAILSYIPSDSKIYTAEDTAEVIPPHNTWQQLLTREGGGEGSSDVDMFDLVAAALRSRPDYIIVGEVRGAEGRMAFQAAQTGHPVMLTFHASDIVSMIQRFTSEPINVPETFMDNADVALFQNRVKQGDQVLRRVTSVQEIEGYSKEMEGVVTREVFSWDPVEDEIVFQGMNNSYVLEEQIATLLGYADTRDIYDDLEFRAELIERMIQEGILGYHEVNNAIDSFQRDGVEGLPFDMHRNVR